From Rutidosis leptorrhynchoides isolate AG116_Rl617_1_P2 chromosome 3, CSIRO_AGI_Rlap_v1, whole genome shotgun sequence, a single genomic window includes:
- the LOC139902550 gene encoding uncharacterized mitochondrial protein AtMg00170/AtMg00620-like produces the protein MRNQSIMLCIPSNQSANHAILTFQASPSIPLMQHYINLVPYLDAYSSIDFPVMARICKILLFLFLLLGLFFLNGITATRQKAMLPTPPKKGVAFFHPKNASSTIRAQQAP, from the coding sequence ATGCGCAACCAATCAATCATGCTATGCATACCTTCCAACCAATCGGCCAATCACGCTATCCTTACCTTTCAAGCAAGCCCTTCGATTCCGCTTATGCAGCATTATATAAACTTGGTTCCTTACCTTGATGCCTACAGCTCAATTGATTTTCCAGTGATGGCAAGAATCTGCAAAATActgctttttctttttcttcttcttggtCTCTTCTTTCTAAATGGCATCACGGCTACACGACAGAAAGCGATGCTGCCCACTCCGCCGAAAAAGGGGGTCGCTTTCTTCCACCCAAAAAATGCAAGTTCCACCATCAGGGCCCAGCAAGCACCATAA